A genomic window from Candidatus Edwardsbacteria bacterium includes:
- a CDS encoding tetratricopeptide repeat protein: MLSEMPSDGAKKFSEQVVDDPSAPLFGSLADFYRENGLYQEAINICLSGLESHPDNIEGRLVLAQCYKGINDIEKARAELTKILSVRPENSLAKKVLAELDRPGHPEPRSPEIAAIPAGEDSSPPEKIEIEMPVIEEPGVPEDILQAAIPGEPALVDPSGFHQGAQAMMALAAEAAEKPKMEFVPPEPAGQSGPEEAVPGPAPEKISKPPEAADPKTMTAYGRILNEIIQTPQVFASLLVDESGFPVASAFAPQAAGVDEESSGALSSLVFSTASEAMQKVKLGQLERAVIDTRNEKIFLNRVGGQVLMVTAESSAKTGLVAVNIKRAIERIKNLSF, translated from the coding sequence ATGTTATCAGAAATGCCCTCGGACGGCGCTAAAAAGTTTTCCGAACAGGTGGTCGATGATCCCTCGGCGCCGCTGTTCGGCTCCCTGGCCGACTTCTACCGCGAGAACGGCCTGTATCAGGAGGCCATCAACATCTGCCTGAGCGGGCTGGAATCGCATCCCGACAACATCGAGGGCCGGCTGGTGCTGGCCCAGTGCTACAAGGGGATCAACGATATCGAGAAGGCCCGGGCCGAGCTGACCAAGATCCTTTCGGTCCGGCCGGAGAATTCCCTGGCCAAAAAGGTCCTGGCCGAGTTGGACAGGCCCGGCCATCCCGAACCGAGATCCCCCGAGATAGCCGCTATTCCGGCCGGGGAAGATTCCAGCCCGCCCGAAAAGATCGAAATAGAAATGCCGGTGATAGAGGAGCCGGGGGTTCCGGAAGACATTTTGCAGGCGGCCATCCCCGGAGAGCCGGCATTGGTCGACCCGTCCGGTTTCCACCAGGGAGCCCAGGCCATGATGGCCCTGGCCGCCGAGGCGGCCGAAAAACCCAAGATGGAATTTGTGCCGCCGGAGCCCGCCGGCCAGTCCGGTCCGGAGGAGGCCGTCCCCGGACCGGCTCCGGAGAAGATTTCTAAACCTCCGGAGGCGGCCGACCCCAAAACCATGACCGCCTACGGCCGGATCCTCAACGAGATCATCCAGACCCCCCAGGTCTTTGCCAGCCTGCTGGTGGATGAATCCGGCTTTCCGGTGGCCAGCGCCTTTGCTCCGCAGGCCGCCGGGGTCGACGAGGAATCATCCGGGGCCCTGTCATCGCTGGTGTTCTCCACCGCCTCGGAGGCCATGCAGAAGGTCAAGCTGGGCCAGCTGGAGCGGGCGGTGATAGACACCAGGAACGAAAAGATATTTCTCAACCGGGTGGGCGGCCAGGTGCTGATGGTGACCGCCGAGAGCTCGGCCAAGACCGGCCTGGTGGCGGTTAACATCAAGCGGGCCATCGAGCGGATAAAGAACCTGTCATTCTAA
- a CDS encoding tetratricopeptide repeat protein translates to MATLSELVNDFQGKIASIQQALKSPDAKAQSARLEQEIRSLYKEIAVGIKHLNALHDSVKSLIDQYKSAAVSDDESKVMIRSFVETMRTDSLGSSTYVAEGWNQICSGEFEKAIGSLSNAVKLNPNDTRALGLLGWAYSYQGMYDDGLAVCLKVLQLEPNNDAVRNNLGFISFKKGIFGEAIEHLSRVIKSGKDRPAVLYAHYYLGLVYLERQMLDDAMFFFSKATVLGPNLIEAYYHLGQVYYQKKMYGAALKEWQKCLKLSPHNWWAKKAAEQIELLKNDEV, encoded by the coding sequence ATGGCCACATTGTCGGAGCTGGTGAATGATTTTCAGGGCAAGATAGCCTCCATCCAGCAGGCGCTTAAAAGCCCCGATGCCAAGGCCCAGTCGGCCAGGCTGGAACAGGAGATCCGGTCGCTTTACAAGGAGATAGCGGTGGGCATCAAACACCTGAATGCCCTGCACGATTCGGTGAAATCCCTGATCGACCAGTACAAGTCGGCCGCGGTCAGCGACGACGAGTCCAAGGTGATGATCAGGTCCTTTGTGGAGACCATGCGCACCGATTCCCTGGGCAGCTCCACCTATGTGGCGGAAGGCTGGAACCAGATATGCTCCGGGGAGTTTGAAAAGGCCATCGGCTCGCTGTCCAACGCCGTCAAGCTGAACCCCAACGACACCAGGGCCCTGGGTCTGCTGGGCTGGGCCTACAGTTACCAGGGGATGTACGATGACGGGCTGGCGGTATGCCTGAAGGTGCTGCAGCTGGAGCCCAACAACGACGCGGTGCGCAATAACCTTGGCTTCATCTCCTTCAAAAAGGGCATCTTCGGCGAGGCCATCGAGCATTTGAGCCGGGTGATCAAATCCGGCAAGGACCGTCCGGCGGTGCTTTACGCCCATTATTATCTGGGCCTGGTCTATCTGGAGCGGCAGATGCTGGATGACGCCATGTTCTTCTTCTCCAAGGCCACGGTGCTGGGGCCCAACCTGATCGAAGCCTACTACCATCTGGGGCAGGTCTATTATCAAAAGAAAATGTACGGGGCGGCCCTCAAGGAATGGCAGAAATGCTTGAAGCTCTCGCCCCACAACTGGTGGGCCAAGAAGGCCGCCGAGCAGATAGAGCTGCTGAAGAACGACGAGGTGTAA
- a CDS encoding roadblock/LC7 domain-containing protein, with the protein MKNILNQINDIPGVRGSLVIDKEGLVIASNIMSGLEERTISAMVASIFNQVVKSLARGQEEQIYGVQLMAGEGNIIFLCAQHCILIVITEAGANIGLVSIKMKASLEHLMDML; encoded by the coding sequence ATGAAGAACATACTCAACCAGATAAACGATATCCCCGGGGTCAGGGGCAGCCTGGTGATCGACAAGGAGGGGCTGGTGATCGCCTCCAACATCATGTCCGGCCTGGAGGAGCGGACCATCAGCGCCATGGTGGCCTCCATCTTCAACCAGGTGGTCAAATCGCTGGCCCGGGGCCAGGAGGAGCAGATCTACGGGGTGCAGCTGATGGCCGGCGAGGGCAACATCATCTTCCTGTGCGCCCAGCACTGCATCCTGATCGTGATCACCGAGGCCGGGGCCAATATCGGCCTGGTGTCCATAAAAATGAAGGCCAGCCTGGAACACTTGATGGATATGCTATGA
- a CDS encoding DnaA/Hda family protein gives MTEGKPHILKSVYQFDNFVTGPSNRLAFAAARKVAENPGNVYNPLLIHGGVGLGKTHLMQAIGNAVALAQPGWNLVFLNGSQMSLEDLVAAEKSDLLLFDDLHLGLADSKMQIRLLPLFDRMVGSGRQIIVTTDITPQKIESIDQKLLSRLLGGLIIGLKEVDVNEKSLIISRKSRDRGVALSDEIALIIASRVPSNIRELEGALNKVLLYASLSEGPLTKAVVDEALPPLQTPPAQAEPEALVLSQLPAGDSPVGEFGDFISGLDHKVTALIDEQQDADQLRQGYKEKLFIWKMKGFNTFNIEKILEQDISIVTEAYEEYTRNIEKLINLQQEFGPLSARATPEQMEKIENLMFDPDKAEDLEVAIRSLAQKLSSPKTAPEAAPLLKKPEPPPEAVPPPPASPAGEKPALNKIASLSQEGEGGKGKPEPSPAHLGIIEETWPFLVERLMEDA, from the coding sequence ATGACCGAAGGAAAGCCCCACATATTAAAGAGCGTTTATCAGTTCGATAATTTCGTTACCGGGCCCAGCAACCGGCTGGCCTTTGCCGCCGCCCGCAAGGTGGCCGAGAACCCCGGCAACGTATATAACCCCCTGCTGATCCACGGCGGGGTGGGGCTGGGCAAGACCCATCTGATGCAGGCCATCGGCAATGCGGTGGCCCTGGCCCAGCCCGGCTGGAACCTGGTCTTCCTCAACGGCAGCCAGATGTCGCTGGAGGATCTGGTGGCCGCCGAGAAATCGGACCTGCTGCTTTTTGACGACCTTCACCTGGGGCTGGCGGACAGTAAGATGCAGATCCGCCTGCTTCCCCTGTTCGACCGGATGGTGGGTTCCGGCCGCCAGATAATAGTCACCACCGATATCACGCCCCAGAAGATCGAGAGCATAGACCAGAAGCTGCTCTCCCGCCTGCTGGGCGGCCTGATCATCGGGCTGAAGGAGGTGGACGTCAACGAGAAGAGCCTGATCATCTCCCGCAAGAGCCGTGACCGGGGGGTGGCCCTGTCGGACGAGATCGCGCTGATCATAGCCTCCCGGGTTCCCTCCAACATCAGGGAGCTGGAGGGGGCCCTCAACAAGGTGCTGCTGTATGCCTCGCTGTCCGAAGGGCCGCTGACCAAGGCGGTGGTGGACGAGGCCCTGCCCCCGCTGCAGACCCCTCCGGCCCAGGCGGAACCGGAGGCCTTGGTCCTGTCCCAGTTGCCGGCCGGCGACAGCCCGGTGGGAGAGTTCGGCGACTTCATCTCCGGGCTGGATCACAAGGTCACCGCCCTGATCGACGAGCAGCAGGATGCCGACCAGCTGCGCCAGGGATACAAGGAGAAGCTGTTCATCTGGAAAATGAAAGGCTTCAATACCTTCAACATAGAAAAGATCCTGGAGCAGGACATATCCATTGTCACCGAAGCCTACGAAGAGTACACCCGCAACATAGAAAAGCTGATCAACCTGCAGCAGGAATTCGGCCCGCTGTCAGCCAGGGCCACCCCGGAGCAGATGGAGAAGATCGAGAACCTGATGTTCGACCCCGACAAGGCCGAGGATCTGGAGGTGGCGATAAGATCGCTGGCCCAGAAATTAAGCTCCCCAAAGACCGCCCCGGAGGCCGCCCCCCTGCTCAAAAAACCGGAGCCGCCCCCCGAAGCCGTCCCGCCCCCGCCGGCTTCGCCGGCCGGGGAGAAGCCGGCCCTTAACAAGATCGCCTCCCTCAGCCAGGAGGGAGAGGGCGGGAAGGGGAAGCCCGAGCCGTCCCCGGCCCATCTGGGGATCATCGAAGAGACCTGGCCGTTCCTGGTGGAGCGGCTGATGGAAGATGCTTAG
- a CDS encoding chemotaxis response regulator protein-glutamate methylesterase, with translation MTDLRTIKVLVVDDSALMRNMVGDIVKATPGLKLVGSAKNGLEAIELVRQLSPDVVTMDIEMPKMDGLQALARLMTDSPVATVMLSAHAKEGAESTLLALELGAVDFVTKPSGSISLDIDKVREELVEKIRMAAEVDLAKLRPGSNQRPPQAALEGRTPTGIMRTLAIGSSTGGTRALAEILPKLPQEINAALLLVQHMPVGFTRSLAERLDNRSKIRVREAQEGDVLERGLALLAPAGYHMELSPSGDRITLNQDPPRFGVRPSVDVMMESVALYSPAETVGVILTGMGHDGANGVAGMKKKGGHIIAEDRSTCVVYGMPKAAVETGAVDEVLPLDQIPGAIVRACR, from the coding sequence ATGACTGACCTTCGTACCATAAAGGTCCTGGTGGTGGACGACTCCGCCCTGATGCGCAACATGGTGGGCGACATCGTCAAGGCCACCCCGGGGCTCAAGCTGGTGGGCTCCGCCAAGAACGGCCTGGAGGCCATCGAGCTGGTCCGCCAGCTGTCGCCCGATGTGGTGACCATGGACATCGAGATGCCCAAGATGGACGGCCTCCAGGCCCTGGCCCGGCTGATGACCGATTCCCCGGTGGCCACGGTGATGCTCTCGGCCCACGCCAAGGAGGGAGCCGAATCCACCCTGCTGGCCCTGGAGCTGGGGGCGGTGGACTTCGTCACCAAACCTTCCGGTTCCATCTCGCTGGACATCGACAAGGTCCGGGAGGAACTGGTGGAGAAGATCCGGATGGCGGCCGAAGTCGATCTGGCCAAGCTGAGGCCCGGCAGCAATCAGCGTCCGCCCCAGGCGGCGCTCGAGGGCAGGACCCCGACCGGGATAATGAGGACCCTGGCCATCGGCTCATCCACCGGCGGCACCCGGGCCCTGGCCGAGATACTGCCCAAGCTGCCCCAGGAGATAAACGCCGCTCTGCTGTTGGTGCAGCACATGCCGGTGGGCTTTACCAGATCTCTGGCCGAGCGGCTGGACAACCGCAGCAAGATCAGGGTCCGGGAGGCCCAGGAGGGCGATGTCCTGGAAAGGGGGCTGGCCCTGCTGGCCCCGGCCGGATACCATATGGAACTGTCCCCCTCCGGGGACCGGATAACATTGAACCAGGACCCTCCCAGGTTCGGGGTCCGGCCATCGGTGGACGTGATGATGGAGTCGGTGGCGCTTTATTCGCCGGCGGAGACGGTGGGCGTGATCCTTACCGGGATGGGGCACGACGGGGCCAACGGAGTGGCCGGGATGAAGAAGAAGGGCGGGCACATCATCGCCGAGGACCGCTCCACCTGCGTGGTCTACGGCATGCCCAAGGCGGCGGTGGAGACCGGGGCGGTGGACGAGGTGCTGCCGCTGGACCAGATCCCGGGGGCCATCGTCAGGGCCTGCCGCTGA
- a CDS encoding chemotaxis protein CheW, translated as MDQDGKWLLCRLGNVWYALDLSLVQEIVYQPALTSLPALGGSVAGMMDWLGRQITVVDIAGDGGLGRPDLGKPPGLSPVIVLQDGPAAIGLLADEVGEIIPRQAGVKMEIDAQLASAIRSVDGAFEYNDEIIFALNSQELYQMIA; from the coding sequence ATGGACCAGGACGGCAAATGGCTGTTGTGCCGACTGGGCAATGTCTGGTACGCCCTGGACCTGTCCCTGGTTCAGGAGATAGTCTATCAGCCGGCCCTCACCAGCCTGCCGGCCCTGGGCGGGTCGGTGGCCGGGATGATGGACTGGCTGGGCCGCCAGATAACGGTGGTGGATATCGCCGGCGACGGCGGCCTGGGGCGGCCGGACCTGGGGAAACCCCCGGGGCTAAGCCCGGTGATCGTTCTGCAGGACGGGCCTGCGGCCATCGGGCTGCTGGCGGATGAGGTGGGGGAGATCATTCCCCGGCAGGCGGGCGTTAAAATGGAGATCGACGCCCAACTGGCATCGGCCATCAGATCGGTCGATGGGGCCTTTGAATATAATGATGAGATCATCTTTGCCCTGAATAGCCAGGAATTATACCAGATGATCGCTTAA
- a CDS encoding chemotaxis protein CheD — protein MSDQLIVKIADYKAARSPVIITTHGLGSCLAIIIYDPQMKTGGLAHVMLPEPDLARNQSNPAKFVTTALKELIQALEGMGCSRVRMVSKLVGGANMFSKLLNSGKTSYSNIGQRNTLQAKQELNNYGIPIVAEDTGADYGRSVEFLTSSGTVVVHSFKAGMKEL, from the coding sequence TTGTCCGACCAGTTGATAGTGAAAATAGCCGATTATAAGGCAGCCCGGAGCCCGGTTATAATAACCACCCACGGCCTGGGCTCCTGCCTAGCCATCATCATCTACGACCCCCAGATGAAGACCGGCGGCCTGGCCCATGTGATGCTGCCCGAGCCCGATCTGGCCCGCAACCAGAGCAATCCGGCCAAGTTCGTCACCACCGCCCTCAAGGAGCTGATCCAGGCTCTGGAGGGGATGGGCTGCTCAAGGGTACGAATGGTCAGCAAGCTGGTGGGCGGGGCCAATATGTTCTCCAAACTGCTCAACTCGGGGAAGACCAGCTACAGCAACATCGGGCAGAGGAATACCCTTCAGGCCAAGCAGGAGCTGAACAATTACGGGATCCCCATCGTGGCCGAGGACACCGGGGCCGACTACGGCCGGTCGGTGGAGTTCCTGACCTCATCGGGAACGGTGGTGGTGCATTCTTTCAAGGCCGGGATGAAAGAACTGTGA
- a CDS encoding tetratricopeptide repeat protein translates to MAIKGSFKEVSLPDVLQLLAVGRKTGCLKVTDGSNFGSVFFNQGKICFANLLNRSDRLGDRLFSRGLITSQNLQDALALQQQEGGTRRLGGILLEMGLIKQPDIEADVSGQIEDTIFFLLRWNDGEFFFEPDSLPEGETILVSLDAMILLLEEARRVDEWRTLEKKLPTPQTVLERVMMDLAKQEELNLNSEEKQVLSLIDGYRSLAEIMETSALGEFLTSKIVYGLLLAGLAKRGSEKSKQAASWNLNIIDDHSNLGMAFYRTQMYDEATREYRRIIEIRPDHYEARFYLGLIHFRKAEYAEAATEFLEAIAVESKKAAAYNNLGLSLELMGEREDAARQYRRAVELAPEKAMPRVNLACLFCGDDENDSAQEQLDRIDPATDKPLLATFLAGLIALRGNDPDQAYKLWSSIENSNKTNHVLQNNLGALMQAKGQDEEAERYYSAALKARPDDRTVLRNLLELYYKNARIGQSIETFNRMAELDIMEPQDMARLGNLYLKQGQKDLAVKWWQKALEADPENQMVKRNLALMDKNAFAK, encoded by the coding sequence ATGGCCATAAAAGGATCATTCAAAGAAGTGAGCCTGCCCGACGTTCTGCAGCTGCTGGCGGTGGGGCGCAAGACCGGCTGCCTGAAGGTCACCGATGGCAGTAATTTCGGCAGCGTTTTTTTCAACCAGGGCAAGATCTGTTTCGCCAACCTGCTGAACCGGTCGGACCGCCTGGGCGACAGGCTGTTCTCCCGGGGCCTGATAACCTCCCAGAACCTGCAGGATGCCCTGGCCCTGCAGCAGCAGGAGGGGGGAACCAGGCGGCTGGGGGGGATTCTGCTGGAGATGGGCCTGATCAAACAGCCGGATATCGAGGCTGATGTCTCGGGGCAGATAGAGGACACCATCTTCTTCCTGCTGCGATGGAACGACGGAGAGTTCTTCTTCGAGCCGGATTCACTGCCCGAAGGCGAGACCATCCTGGTCTCCCTGGATGCCATGATTCTGCTGCTGGAGGAGGCCCGGCGGGTGGACGAATGGCGGACCCTGGAGAAGAAACTGCCCACCCCCCAGACGGTGCTGGAGCGGGTGATGATGGACCTGGCCAAACAGGAGGAGCTGAATCTCAACAGCGAGGAGAAGCAGGTGCTGTCGTTGATCGACGGATACCGCTCCCTGGCCGAGATCATGGAAACATCGGCCCTGGGCGAGTTCCTGACCTCCAAGATAGTCTACGGGCTGCTGCTGGCCGGGCTGGCCAAGCGGGGATCCGAGAAAAGCAAACAGGCCGCCTCCTGGAATCTTAACATCATCGACGACCACAGCAACCTGGGGATGGCCTTCTACCGCACCCAGATGTACGACGAGGCCACCAGGGAATACCGCCGGATCATCGAGATCAGGCCGGACCATTACGAAGCCCGGTTCTATCTGGGGCTGATCCATTTCCGGAAGGCGGAGTACGCCGAAGCGGCCACCGAATTTTTGGAGGCCATAGCGGTGGAGTCCAAAAAAGCCGCGGCCTATAATAACCTGGGCCTGAGCCTGGAATTGATGGGCGAGCGGGAGGACGCCGCCAGGCAGTACCGCAGGGCCGTCGAGCTGGCGCCCGAGAAAGCGATGCCCCGGGTCAACCTGGCCTGCCTTTTTTGCGGGGATGATGAGAATGATTCCGCCCAGGAACAGCTGGACCGGATCGACCCGGCGACCGACAAGCCTCTGCTGGCCACTTTCCTGGCGGGGTTGATAGCCCTGAGGGGCAACGACCCCGATCAGGCATACAAGCTGTGGAGCTCCATAGAAAACAGCAATAAAACCAATCACGTCCTGCAGAACAACCTGGGCGCACTGATGCAGGCCAAGGGGCAGGACGAGGAGGCCGAGAGGTACTACAGCGCGGCGCTGAAGGCCCGGCCTGACGACCGGACCGTGCTGCGCAATCTGCTGGAGCTGTATTACAAGAACGCCAGGATAGGGCAATCCATCGAAACCTTCAACCGGATGGCCGAGCTTGACATCATGGAGCCCCAGGATATGGCCCGGCTGGGCAACCTGTATCTTAAACAGGGCCAGAAGGACCTGGCGGTGAAGTGGTGGCAGAAGGCTCTGGAGGCCGACCCCGAGAACCAGATGGTGAAGCGAAACCTGGCCCTGATGGATAAGAATGCTTTCGCCAAGTAA
- a CDS encoding protein-glutamate O-methyltransferase CheR produces the protein MLSPSNINDPELVALASKILADSGFDIRQYKERPLKRRLAVRMRSCQVGSYEEYRQKLKDDPGEYIKLLDALTINVTKFYRNAETYLAVFDRVLPIILEESKSSPVRIWSAGCSSGEEPYSLAIMWREFSLARGLAMDCNIYATDIDLRILEKAQAGIYPRSSMDEIPQNLAGKYFEVRNDKYHISPQIKDMVKFDKLDLFSRYPYSQLDLIFCRNVLIYFSRQTQEDIFYKFAQALRAGGFLVLGKVENMFGQMKDTFVSFDVKERIYRAVK, from the coding sequence ATGCTTTCGCCAAGTAATATAAACGATCCGGAGCTGGTGGCGCTGGCCAGCAAAATACTGGCTGACAGCGGCTTTGATATCCGGCAGTACAAGGAGCGTCCCCTTAAAAGAAGGCTGGCGGTCAGGATGAGGTCCTGCCAGGTGGGCAGCTATGAGGAATACCGGCAGAAACTGAAGGATGACCCCGGGGAATACATCAAACTTCTGGATGCCCTGACCATCAACGTAACCAAATTCTATCGCAATGCCGAGACCTACCTGGCGGTCTTTGACAGGGTCCTGCCGATAATCCTGGAGGAGAGCAAAAGCAGCCCGGTCCGTATCTGGAGCGCGGGATGCTCCTCCGGGGAGGAGCCCTATTCGCTGGCCATCATGTGGCGCGAATTCTCCCTGGCCCGGGGCCTGGCCATGGACTGTAACATCTACGCCACGGACATCGACCTCCGGATACTGGAGAAGGCCCAGGCCGGCATCTATCCCCGGTCCAGCATGGATGAGATCCCCCAGAATCTGGCGGGCAAATATTTCGAGGTCCGGAACGACAAGTATCATATCTCCCCCCAGATAAAGGATATGGTGAAATTCGACAAGCTGGACCTTTTCTCCCGGTATCCCTACAGCCAACTGGACCTGATATTCTGCCGCAACGTGCTGATATATTTTTCCCGGCAGACCCAGGAGGATATCTTCTACAAGTTCGCCCAGGCCCTGCGGGCCGGAGGCTTCCTGGTGCTGGGCAAGGTGGAGAATATGTTCGGACAGATGAAGGACACCTTCGTCTCGTTCGATGTCAAAGAAAGGATCTACCGGGCCGTAAAATAA
- a CDS encoding gliding-motility protein MglA codes for MSLINYSSKEITCKIVYYGPGRCGKTTNLQYIYSKIPDIKRSSMVSLATEKDRTLFFDFLPLELGDIAGYKTRVQLYTVPGQVFYNSTRKLVLQGADGIVFVADSQVDLWQENLESLANLRDNLGILGMDINKVPMVMQYNKRDMPNIVPVAEMDHALNSRKVPHYQAVATTGAGVFDTLKAVSALVLQSLSAKYRR; via the coding sequence ATGTCTTTAATTAACTATTCATCAAAAGAGATCACCTGCAAGATCGTCTATTACGGTCCGGGCCGCTGCGGCAAGACCACCAATCTGCAGTACATCTACAGCAAGATCCCGGATATCAAGCGCAGCTCCATGGTCAGCCTGGCCACCGAGAAGGACCGGACGCTGTTCTTCGACTTCCTGCCTCTGGAGCTGGGGGACATTGCCGGGTACAAGACCCGGGTCCAGCTGTACACCGTCCCCGGCCAGGTGTTCTACAACTCCACCCGGAAGCTGGTGCTGCAGGGGGCCGACGGGATAGTGTTCGTGGCCGACTCCCAGGTGGATCTGTGGCAGGAGAACCTGGAGAGCCTGGCCAATTTGCGGGACAATCTGGGCATACTGGGGATGGACATCAACAAGGTGCCCATGGTGATGCAATACAACAAAAGGGACATGCCGAACATAGTCCCGGTGGCCGAAATGGACCACGCCCTGAATTCAAGAAAGGTTCCCCATTACCAAGCGGTGGCCACCACCGGAGCCGGGGTGTTCGACACCCTCAAGGCCGTCTCCGCCCTGGTGCTGCAGTCGCTCAGCGCCAAATACCGAAGATAA
- a CDS encoding HAMP domain-containing methyl-accepting chemotaxis protein — protein sequence MLSRINLRNLFAWAVAAAGAALLILHLGELNIQWWVMLLLLLTVTLCQWFTVALPGGVFVSLDLVVVYFTFLVFGPVPAILAIYLPSFFHQIKRKKPWPRVFFIPGQFVFAVLAMVWVFGILGGQSGSGILSWANLPKLLAALLVYVLVNDLLVSSYHLIEGTFTARDVFGLTWSDLKLNLVLAPVSIIGVYLFSKLGVIGLLTMLVPACIIGWALVTLFKAMEKDREVSLESKITSGFVIVLFSALTLSMGAILVIILEVMTKQAARLNLDPVVITQLFQRLLSNVVLVLLVTFIVALLLVRYIIRRMVVKPVGMISRMIGDMASGSADLTSKIEQHSNDDIGRLTRHFNTFVEKLEKLVKTIINTANGVATTSEELAASTQEMNASQQEISATVQRISQGIGTQVASVRVTKEAIDDISTSVEQVSNNAQDSAQSASQAVEMASQGGATMMSIVQQMGKIDQTMSHLTNVVSDLQKRTGEIGRITELISSVARRTNLLALNAAIEAARAGDAGKGFAVVAGEVKKLAERTAGATKEIEDLIKEIQGETEQTVLAMNQVDAQVAEGKDFAAKGNQAFSQIIQAVKLSADRASQISQATGNQVEGVKKIAKAIEQVAVVAEEAASGMEQTAAAQQEQMASMQEMTASAQELAHLAEELKRQVDSFQIKGEENES from the coding sequence GTGCTGAGCAGAATAAATTTGCGCAATCTGTTTGCCTGGGCGGTGGCGGCGGCCGGGGCGGCCCTCCTGATCCTTCACTTGGGCGAACTGAACATCCAATGGTGGGTAATGCTGCTGCTGCTGCTGACCGTGACCCTCTGCCAGTGGTTCACCGTGGCCCTGCCCGGCGGGGTATTCGTCTCCCTGGATCTGGTGGTGGTCTATTTTACCTTTCTGGTGTTCGGCCCGGTTCCGGCGATCCTGGCCATATACCTGCCCTCTTTCTTCCACCAGATCAAAAGGAAGAAGCCCTGGCCCAGGGTGTTCTTTATCCCCGGCCAGTTCGTATTCGCAGTCCTGGCGATGGTCTGGGTGTTTGGCATTTTGGGCGGGCAGAGCGGGAGCGGCATTTTAAGCTGGGCCAACCTGCCGAAATTGCTGGCCGCCCTGCTGGTCTATGTTCTGGTGAACGATCTGCTGGTCAGTTCCTATCACCTGATCGAGGGCACTTTCACCGCCCGGGACGTTTTCGGCCTGACCTGGTCGGACCTGAAACTCAACCTGGTATTGGCCCCGGTCTCCATCATCGGGGTCTACCTGTTCTCCAAGCTGGGGGTCATCGGGCTGCTGACCATGCTGGTGCCGGCCTGCATCATCGGCTGGGCCCTGGTCACCCTGTTCAAGGCCATGGAGAAGGACCGGGAGGTGAGCCTGGAGTCCAAGATCACCAGCGGCTTCGTGATCGTCCTGTTCTCGGCCCTGACCTTGTCCATGGGGGCGATCCTGGTTATCATCCTGGAGGTGATGACCAAACAGGCGGCCCGGCTTAACCTGGACCCCGTGGTGATAACCCAGCTTTTCCAGAGGCTGCTGAGCAATGTGGTGCTGGTCCTGCTGGTGACGTTCATCGTGGCGCTGCTGCTGGTCCGCTACATAATCCGGCGGATGGTGGTCAAGCCGGTGGGAATGATCAGCCGGATGATCGGAGACATGGCCAGCGGCTCGGCCGACCTGACCTCCAAGATAGAACAGCATTCCAACGACGATATCGGGAGACTGACCCGCCACTTCAACACCTTCGTGGAGAAGCTGGAGAAACTGGTCAAGACCATCATCAATACCGCCAACGGGGTGGCCACCACCTCCGAGGAACTGGCGGCCTCCACCCAGGAGATGAACGCCTCCCAACAGGAGATATCGGCCACCGTCCAGAGGATATCGCAGGGCATAGGGACCCAGGTGGCATCGGTCCGGGTCACCAAGGAGGCCATCGATGACATCTCAACATCGGTGGAGCAGGTCAGCAACAACGCCCAGGATTCGGCCCAGTCGGCCAGCCAGGCGGTGGAGATGGCCTCCCAGGGGGGAGCCACCATGATGAGCATAGTCCAGCAGATGGGCAAGATAGACCAGACCATGTCCCATCTGACCAATGTGGTCAGCGACCTGCAGAAGCGCACCGGGGAGATCGGCCGGATAACAGAACTGATCTCATCGGTGGCCCGGCGCACCAACCTGCTGGCCCTTAACGCGGCCATCGAGGCCGCCCGGGCCGGCGATGCCGGCAAGGGATTTGCGGTGGTGGCCGGGGAGGTAAAAAAGCTGGCCGAGAGGACGGCCGGCGCCACCAAGGAGATCGAGGACCTGATCAAGGAGATCCAGGGCGAGACCGAACAGACGGTGCTGGCCATGAACCAGGTCGACGCCCAGGTGGCCGAAGGCAAGGATTTTGCCGCCAAGGGCAACCAGGCCTTTTCCCAGATCATCCAGGCGGTGAAGCTATCGGCCGACCGGGCCTCCCAGATATCCCAGGCCACCGGCAACCAGGTGGAGGGGGTAAAGAAGATCGCCAAGGCCATCGAACAGGTGGCGGTGGTGGCCGAGGAGGCGGCCTCGGGCATGGAGCAGACCGCTGCCGCCCAGCAGGAGCAGATGGCTTCCATGCAGGAGATGACCGCCTCGGCCCAGGAGCTGGCACATCTGGCCGAGGAGCTCAAGCGCCAGGTGGACAGCTTCCAGATAAAGGGGGAGGAAAATGAAAGTTAA